One Nocardioides aromaticivorans genomic window carries:
- a CDS encoding dipeptide ABC transporter ATP-binding protein, whose protein sequence is MSIVETNTPAGTTPATAVAPTARAVEGPAAPVPLLEVEGLRVSFAGREVVKGISFTAHAGRCLAIVGESGSGKSVTARTLVGLTGPGAQVEADRLELGPHDLTSLRERQWRRIRGKEVGFVLQDALVSLDQLRKVGHEVAEPLAVHKVGDRRSRAAKAIELLRAVGVPEPEVRAAQRPYELSGGLRQRALIASAIALDPPLVIADEPTTALDVTVGAQVLDLLAESKARGTSIILISHDLAVVARLADDVAVMQGGVLVEHGPVEEILQRPQHPYTQALLDAVPSEHTRGTRLVRPADGEEKPARTRRPIDRGRPLIEARHLVKAFRGPDGKDREVVRDVSFEVFGGETLGIVGESGSGKTTTARIALALTAPTSGEVLLRGEPWSSLSPRQRRPERSRIGVVYQDPLSSFDPRWSVARILADALSRGPNPPESSREARSRSRALLEQVGLGAEHLNAAPLRLSGGQRQRVAIARALAPEPDLIVCDEPVSALDVSVQAQVLDLLTDLQDELGVTYLFISHDLGVIHHMCDRVLVMKDGEVVESGTADDVFERPQHPYTQQLLTALPRLETTR, encoded by the coding sequence ATGAGCATCGTCGAGACCAACACCCCCGCCGGTACGACGCCCGCGACCGCCGTCGCGCCCACCGCCCGCGCCGTGGAGGGTCCGGCGGCGCCGGTCCCGCTGCTCGAGGTGGAGGGCCTCCGGGTCTCCTTCGCGGGCAGGGAGGTGGTCAAGGGCATCTCGTTCACCGCCCACGCCGGCCGCTGCCTCGCGATCGTGGGGGAGTCGGGGTCCGGCAAGAGCGTCACGGCCCGCACCCTGGTCGGCTTGACCGGTCCGGGCGCGCAGGTCGAGGCCGACCGGCTCGAGCTCGGACCGCACGACCTGACCTCGCTCCGCGAGCGGCAGTGGCGCCGGATCCGCGGCAAGGAGGTCGGCTTCGTGCTCCAGGACGCCCTCGTCTCGCTCGACCAGCTCCGCAAGGTCGGCCACGAGGTGGCCGAGCCGCTGGCGGTGCACAAGGTCGGCGACCGGCGCTCCCGTGCGGCGAAGGCGATCGAGCTGCTGCGTGCCGTCGGGGTTCCGGAGCCCGAGGTCCGGGCCGCGCAACGTCCCTACGAGCTGTCCGGGGGCCTGCGGCAACGCGCGCTGATCGCGTCCGCGATCGCGCTCGACCCACCGCTGGTGATCGCGGACGAGCCCACCACGGCGCTCGACGTGACGGTCGGCGCCCAGGTCCTCGACCTGCTGGCCGAGTCGAAGGCGCGGGGCACGTCGATCATCCTGATCAGCCACGACCTCGCCGTCGTGGCCCGCCTCGCCGACGACGTCGCCGTGATGCAGGGCGGGGTGCTCGTCGAGCACGGGCCGGTCGAGGAGATCCTGCAGCGGCCGCAGCACCCGTACACGCAGGCGCTCCTGGACGCCGTACCGTCGGAGCACACGCGGGGCACCCGCCTGGTGCGGCCCGCGGACGGCGAGGAGAAGCCGGCGCGGACGAGGCGCCCGATCGACCGCGGTCGCCCGCTGATCGAGGCCCGGCACCTGGTGAAGGCCTTCCGCGGCCCGGACGGCAAGGACCGCGAGGTCGTGCGCGACGTGTCCTTCGAGGTGTTCGGCGGCGAGACGCTCGGGATCGTGGGGGAGTCGGGGTCCGGCAAGACGACCACGGCGCGGATCGCCCTCGCGCTCACGGCGCCCACCAGCGGCGAGGTGCTGCTGCGGGGCGAGCCCTGGTCGTCGCTGAGCCCCCGGCAGCGGCGGCCCGAGCGCAGTCGGATCGGCGTCGTCTACCAGGACCCGCTGAGCAGCTTCGACCCGCGCTGGAGCGTCGCGCGGATCCTCGCCGACGCCCTGTCCCGCGGCCCGAACCCGCCGGAGAGCTCCCGCGAGGCGCGCTCGCGGTCGCGGGCCCTGCTGGAGCAGGTGGGCCTCGGCGCCGAGCACCTCAACGCCGCTCCGCTGCGGCTCTCCGGCGGCCAGCGGCAGCGGGTCGCGATCGCCCGGGCGCTCGCGCCGGAGCCCGACCTGATCGTCTGCGACGAGCCGGTCTCCGCGCTCGACGTCTCGGTGCAGGCGCAGGTGCTCGACCTGCTGACCGACCTGCAGGACGAGCTCGGTGTGACCTACCTGTTCATCTCCCACGACCTCGGCGTCATCCACCACATGTGCGACCGGGTCCTGGTGATGAAGGACGGCGAGGTCGTCGAGTCCGGCACCGCCGACGACGTGTTCGAGCGCCCGCAGCATCCCTACACGCAGCAGCTGCTCACGGCGCTCCCACGGCTGGAGACGACCCGGTGA
- a CDS encoding ABC transporter permease, translating into MTTLAPALRVPAARLTGLRARPGTLLALAFVTLVVVAAVAPGVLTDRSPTAIEFGNALAAPSWSHPFGTDEVGRDLLTRVIYGSRLSLGIGLGATALAMSIAILLGFTAALAGGIVDTAITRVLEVAFAFPALLLALLLIAIFGPSATTQVIAVGIGSAPGYARMVRGQVLNVRQAGYIEAAAALGHGRWTVVRRHLFPNAMRPLVAVVTLGVGQSIVWASSLAFLGLGIAPPNPEWGALLDAGRLYITTSWWLEILPGLVIVLFAISVTTLGRTLQRRLEGASR; encoded by the coding sequence ATGACGACCCTCGCACCGGCGCTGCGGGTCCCCGCGGCGCGACTGACCGGCCTGCGCGCCCGTCCCGGCACCCTCCTGGCGCTGGCGTTCGTCACCCTCGTCGTGGTCGCGGCCGTGGCGCCCGGCGTGCTCACCGACCGCAGCCCGACGGCGATCGAGTTCGGCAACGCCCTCGCCGCGCCGTCGTGGAGCCATCCGTTCGGGACCGACGAGGTCGGCCGCGACCTGCTCACCCGGGTCATCTACGGCTCCCGGCTCTCGCTCGGGATCGGCCTCGGCGCCACGGCGCTGGCGATGTCGATCGCGATCCTGCTCGGCTTCACGGCCGCGCTGGCGGGCGGGATCGTCGACACCGCGATCACCCGTGTGCTCGAGGTGGCCTTCGCCTTCCCGGCGCTGCTGCTGGCCCTGCTCCTCATCGCGATCTTCGGGCCGTCGGCCACCACCCAGGTCATCGCCGTGGGGATCGGGTCCGCCCCCGGCTACGCCCGGATGGTCCGCGGCCAGGTGCTGAACGTCCGGCAGGCCGGCTACATCGAGGCCGCCGCGGCGCTCGGCCACGGCCGGTGGACCGTGGTCCGCCGGCACCTCTTCCCCAACGCGATGCGGCCGCTCGTCGCCGTCGTCACCCTCGGTGTCGGCCAGTCGATCGTCTGGGCCTCCAGCCTGGCCTTCCTCGGCCTCGGCATCGCCCCGCCCAACCCCGAGTGGGGTGCCCTGCTCGACGCCGGGCGGCTCTACATCACCACGTCGTGGTGGCTGGAGATCCTGCCGGGCCTGGTGATCGTGCTCTTCGCGATCTCGGTCACCACCCTGGGCCGCACCCTGCAACGCCGACTCGAAGGAGCCAGCCGATGA
- a CDS encoding AMP-binding protein: MGKIASRVKDAGTSLKILTESGIVRPYSPVVLGGMANALRQWSTTPAGGFKTIALRMPTQVAIIDERGSLTFGELQERTNALAHGLRARGVKPGDGVAVMCRNHRGFIEASIAISKLGADVLYLNTAFAGPQLADVIAREKPRVVVHDEEFTGLLATADIADRVLGWTDGEAGDDSLEGIIAAATKAGQTGDLKAPSSKGRTIILTSGTTGTPKGAPRPQGGLPAAISLLSRMPLKSGWKCHVAAPLFHTWGFAHYQLAMMLGTTLVLTRKFDPEGALKVLHDEECDSFAVIPVMLQRILALPEETLDKYPLPALKAVASSGSALPGDLPIQWMDRYGDNLYSIYGSTEVAWASIADPKDLREAPGCAGRLPHQTVVRILDADGREVPTGESGRIFVGNSLQIEGYTGGGGKEMIDGLMSSGDVGRFDADGRLYVEGRDDEMIVSGGENVFPKEVEDCIATHDRVAEVAAIGVDDDDFGKRLRAFVVRVPEAEPVSADELKDLVKANLARYKVPREIVFLDELPRNATGKVLKRELAALEPDA, from the coding sequence ATGGGGAAGATCGCCAGCCGGGTCAAGGACGCCGGAACCAGCCTGAAGATCCTGACCGAGTCGGGCATCGTCCGTCCCTACTCGCCGGTGGTGCTCGGTGGCATGGCCAACGCCCTGCGGCAGTGGAGCACCACGCCCGCCGGCGGCTTCAAGACCATCGCGCTGCGGATGCCGACGCAGGTCGCGATCATCGACGAGCGCGGCTCGCTCACCTTCGGCGAGCTCCAGGAGCGCACCAACGCGCTCGCCCACGGCCTGCGCGCCCGCGGCGTGAAGCCCGGCGACGGCGTGGCCGTCATGTGCCGCAACCACCGCGGCTTCATCGAGGCGTCCATCGCGATCAGCAAGCTCGGCGCCGACGTCCTCTACCTCAACACCGCCTTCGCCGGCCCGCAGCTGGCCGACGTCATCGCGCGTGAGAAGCCGCGCGTCGTCGTCCACGACGAGGAGTTCACCGGGCTGCTCGCCACGGCCGACATCGCCGACCGCGTGCTCGGCTGGACCGACGGCGAGGCCGGCGACGACAGCCTCGAGGGCATCATCGCCGCCGCGACGAAGGCCGGGCAGACCGGCGACCTCAAGGCCCCGAGCAGCAAGGGCCGCACGATCATCCTGACCTCCGGCACGACCGGTACGCCGAAGGGCGCGCCCCGTCCCCAGGGCGGCCTGCCCGCGGCGATCTCGCTGCTGTCGCGGATGCCGCTGAAGAGCGGCTGGAAGTGCCACGTCGCCGCGCCGCTCTTCCACACCTGGGGCTTCGCGCACTACCAGCTCGCGATGATGCTGGGCACCACGCTCGTGCTGACCCGCAAGTTCGACCCCGAGGGCGCGCTCAAGGTCCTCCACGACGAGGAGTGCGACTCCTTCGCCGTCATCCCGGTGATGCTGCAGCGCATCCTCGCGCTCCCGGAGGAGACCCTCGACAAGTACCCGCTGCCCGCGCTGAAGGCCGTCGCGTCCTCCGGGTCCGCGCTGCCCGGTGACCTGCCGATCCAGTGGATGGACCGCTACGGCGACAACCTCTACTCCATCTACGGCTCGACCGAGGTCGCCTGGGCGTCCATCGCCGACCCGAAGGACCTGCGCGAGGCCCCCGGCTGCGCCGGGCGCCTGCCGCACCAGACCGTCGTCCGGATCCTCGACGCCGACGGCCGCGAGGTGCCGACGGGGGAGTCCGGCCGGATCTTCGTCGGCAACTCCCTGCAGATCGAGGGCTACACCGGCGGCGGCGGCAAGGAGATGATCGACGGCCTCATGTCCTCCGGTGACGTCGGCCGCTTCGACGCCGACGGTCGCCTGTACGTCGAGGGCCGCGACGACGAGATGATCGTCTCCGGCGGCGAGAACGTCTTCCCGAAGGAGGTCGAGGACTGCATCGCCACCCACGACCGGGTCGCCGAGGTCGCGGCCATCGGTGTCGACGACGACGACTTCGGCAAGCGGCTGCGCGCCTTCGTCGTGCGGGTCCCCGAGGCCGAGCCGGTCAGCGCCGACGAGCTGAAGGACCTGGTCAAGGCCAACCTCGCGCGCTACAAGGTGCCGCGCGAGATCGTGTTCCTCGACGAGCTGCCCCGCAACGCCACCGGCAAGGTGCTCAAGCGCGAGCTCGCCGCGCTCGAGCCCGACGCGTGA
- the aceE gene encoding pyruvate dehydrogenase (acetyl-transferring), homodimeric type, which yields MTSDTPDATAPGPTPAVRPASVIHEGLPTQLPDIDPEETQDWIDSFTALVDERGRERARYVMLRLLESARQKQVGVPALRSTDYINTIPPEREPWFPGDEDVERRIRAFIRWNAAVTVSSANRKGLEVGGHIATYQSSASLYEVGFNHFFKGKDHPGGGDQLFIQGHASPGIYARAFLEGRLTEEQLFRFRQEVQHGRGAGLPSYPHPRLMPDFWEFPTVSMGLTGINSIYQARFNRYLHNRGIKDTSQQHVWAFLGDGEMAEPESLGAIRIAAREELDNLTWVINCNLQQLDGPVTGNGKIIQELEANFRGAGWNVIKVVWGREWDALLARDVDGVLVNKMNTTPDGAFQTFSVESGAYNREHFFGPDPRLRAMVEHMTDRQIEKLPRGGHDYRKVYAAFDAATKHVGQPTVILAHTVKGWTIDALEGKNATHQMKKLTKDDLKKFRDRLYLPISDRDLETAYESTGTAPFFHPGADSPEIEYMMERRRQLGGSLPRRVVRAKAPKLPGDEMYAELKKGAGNHKVATTMAAVRLLRDWMKDPEIGKRIVPIAPDEYRTFGMDSMFPSAKVYDPAGQTYESVDRNMLLQYKMSPQGQMLHEGISEAGAMASAIAAGSSYSTHGEAMIPFYIFYSMFGFQRTGDSIWAMADQLARGFLVGATAGRTTLTGEGLQHADGHSPLIAATNPAVVHYDPAFGYEVGHIMRSGLERMYGTSEAHPLGEDVIFYITVYNEPVAQPAEPEGLDVAGLLKGMYRVSSPGGDAEGPRVRLLASGVGFPWIDEAARMLSEDWGVQAETWSVTSWNELARDGIETGKWNLLHPDEAHRTAYVTAALGEGANANAPVVAVSDYMTAVPLQIAPWVPADYRVLGADGFGFADTRPAARRFFQVDAPSVVVQALAALADAGEIDPGRVKDALEKYRIDDPTAVAGVKQEGGDA from the coding sequence GTGACCTCCGACACCCCCGATGCCACAGCCCCCGGCCCGACCCCGGCCGTCCGCCCCGCCTCGGTCATCCACGAGGGCCTCCCGACCCAGCTCCCGGACATCGATCCGGAGGAGACCCAGGACTGGATCGACTCCTTCACCGCCCTCGTCGACGAGCGCGGTCGCGAGCGCGCCCGCTACGTGATGCTGCGGCTGCTGGAGAGCGCGCGCCAGAAGCAGGTGGGTGTCCCGGCGCTGCGCAGCACCGACTACATCAACACGATCCCGCCGGAGCGGGAGCCGTGGTTCCCCGGTGACGAGGACGTCGAGCGGCGGATCCGCGCGTTCATCCGCTGGAACGCCGCGGTCACCGTCTCCTCGGCCAACCGCAAGGGGCTGGAGGTCGGCGGCCACATCGCCACCTACCAGTCGTCGGCAAGCCTGTACGAGGTCGGCTTCAACCACTTCTTCAAGGGCAAGGACCACCCCGGTGGCGGCGACCAGCTGTTCATCCAGGGCCACGCCTCCCCCGGCATCTACGCGCGCGCGTTCCTCGAGGGCCGGCTCACCGAGGAGCAGCTGTTCCGGTTCCGCCAGGAGGTCCAGCACGGGCGCGGGGCCGGCCTGCCGTCGTACCCGCACCCGCGGCTGATGCCGGACTTCTGGGAGTTCCCGACGGTCTCGATGGGCCTGACCGGCATCAACTCGATCTACCAGGCGCGCTTCAACCGCTACCTGCACAACCGCGGCATCAAGGACACCAGCCAGCAGCACGTCTGGGCCTTCCTCGGCGACGGCGAGATGGCCGAGCCGGAGTCGCTCGGCGCGATCCGGATCGCGGCCCGCGAGGAGCTCGACAACCTCACCTGGGTCATCAACTGCAACCTGCAGCAGCTCGACGGCCCGGTCACCGGCAACGGCAAGATCATCCAGGAGCTCGAGGCCAACTTCCGCGGTGCCGGCTGGAACGTCATCAAGGTCGTGTGGGGCCGCGAGTGGGACGCCCTGCTCGCCCGCGACGTCGACGGCGTGCTCGTCAACAAGATGAACACCACGCCCGACGGCGCCTTCCAGACCTTCTCCGTCGAGTCCGGCGCCTACAACCGCGAGCACTTCTTCGGCCCCGACCCGCGCCTGCGCGCGATGGTCGAGCACATGACCGACCGGCAGATCGAGAAGCTGCCGCGCGGGGGCCACGACTACCGCAAGGTGTACGCCGCCTTCGACGCCGCGACCAAGCACGTCGGCCAGCCGACGGTGATCCTCGCCCACACGGTGAAGGGCTGGACGATCGACGCCCTGGAGGGCAAGAACGCCACCCACCAGATGAAGAAGCTGACCAAGGACGACCTCAAGAAGTTCCGCGACCGGCTCTACCTGCCGATCAGCGACCGCGACCTCGAGACGGCCTACGAGTCGACCGGCACGGCACCCTTCTTCCACCCGGGCGCGGACTCCCCCGAGATCGAGTACATGATGGAGCGCCGCCGCCAGCTCGGTGGCTCGCTGCCCCGCCGGGTGGTGCGGGCGAAGGCCCCGAAGCTCCCCGGCGACGAGATGTACGCCGAGCTCAAGAAGGGCGCCGGCAACCACAAGGTCGCCACCACGATGGCTGCCGTCCGGCTGCTCCGCGACTGGATGAAGGACCCCGAGATCGGCAAGCGGATCGTCCCGATCGCGCCCGACGAGTACCGCACCTTCGGCATGGACTCGATGTTCCCGTCGGCCAAGGTCTACGACCCGGCCGGCCAGACCTACGAGTCGGTCGACCGCAACATGCTGCTGCAGTACAAGATGTCGCCGCAGGGCCAGATGCTCCACGAGGGCATCTCCGAGGCCGGCGCGATGGCGTCCGCGATCGCCGCCGGGTCGTCGTACTCGACCCACGGCGAGGCGATGATCCCGTTCTACATCTTCTACTCGATGTTCGGCTTCCAGCGCACGGGCGACTCGATCTGGGCGATGGCCGACCAGCTGGCGCGCGGCTTCCTCGTCGGCGCCACCGCCGGCCGCACCACGCTGACCGGCGAGGGCCTGCAGCACGCCGACGGCCACTCGCCCCTGATCGCGGCGACCAACCCGGCGGTCGTGCACTACGACCCGGCCTTCGGCTACGAGGTCGGGCACATCATGCGCTCGGGCCTGGAGCGGATGTACGGCACGAGCGAGGCGCACCCGCTCGGCGAGGACGTCATCTTCTACATCACCGTCTACAACGAGCCGGTCGCCCAGCCCGCCGAGCCCGAGGGCCTCGACGTCGCGGGCCTGCTCAAGGGGATGTACCGGGTCTCCTCCCCGGGCGGCGACGCGGAGGGCCCGCGGGTCCGGCTGCTGGCCTCCGGCGTCGGCTTCCCGTGGATCGACGAGGCGGCCCGGATGCTGAGCGAGGACTGGGGCGTCCAGGCCGAGACCTGGTCGGTCACGTCGTGGAACGAGCTGGCCCGCGACGGCATCGAGACCGGCAAGTGGAACCTCCTCCACCCGGACGAGGCCCACCGGACGGCGTACGTCACCGCAGCGCTGGGCGAGGGCGCCAACGCCAACGCCCCGGTCGTGGCGGTCTCGGACTACATGACCGCGGTCCCGCTGCAGATCGCGCCGTGGGTGCCGGCCGACTACCGCGTCCTCGGCGCCGACGGCTTCGGCTTCGCCGACACCCGCCCCGCCGCCCGCCGCTTCTTCCAGGTCGACGCGCCCTCGGTCGTCGTCCAGGCGCTCGCCGCCCTCGCCGACGCCGGCGAGATCGACCCGGGCCGGGTCAAGGACGCGTTGGAGAAGTACCGCATCGACGACCCGACCGCGGTCGCTGGCGTGAAGCAGGAAGGCGGCGACGCCTAG
- a CDS encoding acyl-CoA dehydrogenase family protein: MTAPGPGTTDAELSARFGPVFAKIAEGAAEREADRTLPFEQVEWLRESGFGRIRVPVENGGLGATLPQYFRQLVELARADSNLPQLLRGHAGFVETRLTHRDPDVRDRWLRRVAAGVLVGNAQSEQGNSSFWQNATTIRREGSGWLLSGRKFYSTGSLFADWIHTTATVDSANSATVLVPTSAQGVQRIDDWDGFGQRLTGSGTTIFEDVPIHLDDVEIHPNGDFSGSYLLAFFQLVHLATLAGIGKAAVDDAVAFVRQRGRNFANPAYPDPAQDPQVQQVVGRVQGRAFAAEATTIAAAERVEAAYQVQVAGGPGPVGTEPFDEADAATFAAQSVVIDTVLALVTELFEVGGSSAVTDRFRLDRHWRNARTLASHNPAIYRQTIVGDHLLNGTPPSAWISRSWDVVKARGQGVS; this comes from the coding sequence GTGACCGCCCCCGGACCGGGTACGACGGACGCCGAGCTCTCCGCGCGCTTCGGCCCCGTCTTCGCGAAGATCGCCGAGGGCGCGGCCGAGCGGGAGGCGGACCGGACGCTGCCGTTCGAGCAGGTGGAGTGGCTGCGTGAGTCCGGCTTCGGCCGGATCCGGGTGCCCGTCGAGAACGGAGGCCTCGGCGCGACCCTGCCGCAGTACTTCCGCCAGCTCGTCGAGCTCGCCCGCGCCGACTCGAACCTCCCGCAGCTGCTGCGCGGTCATGCGGGCTTCGTCGAGACCCGGCTCACCCACCGCGACCCGGACGTGCGGGACCGGTGGCTGCGCCGGGTCGCCGCGGGTGTCCTCGTGGGCAATGCGCAGTCCGAGCAGGGCAACAGCTCGTTCTGGCAGAACGCCACGACGATCCGCCGCGAGGGGAGCGGATGGCTGCTCTCGGGCCGCAAGTTCTACTCCACCGGCAGCCTCTTCGCCGACTGGATCCACACCACGGCGACGGTCGACTCCGCCAACAGCGCCACCGTGCTGGTGCCGACCAGCGCGCAGGGTGTCCAGCGGATCGACGACTGGGACGGCTTCGGCCAGCGGCTCACCGGCAGCGGGACCACGATCTTCGAGGACGTCCCGATCCACCTCGACGACGTGGAGATCCACCCCAACGGCGACTTCAGCGGCAGCTACCTGCTGGCCTTCTTCCAGCTGGTGCACCTCGCCACGCTGGCCGGCATCGGGAAGGCCGCCGTGGACGACGCCGTCGCGTTCGTGCGCCAGCGCGGCCGCAACTTCGCCAACCCGGCCTACCCGGACCCGGCGCAGGACCCGCAGGTCCAGCAGGTCGTCGGGCGCGTCCAGGGCAGGGCGTTCGCCGCCGAGGCCACGACGATCGCGGCGGCCGAGCGCGTGGAGGCGGCGTACCAGGTGCAGGTCGCGGGCGGGCCGGGCCCCGTCGGCACCGAGCCGTTCGACGAGGCGGACGCCGCGACCTTCGCGGCGCAGTCCGTCGTCATCGACACCGTGCTCGCCCTGGTGACCGAGCTGTTCGAGGTCGGCGGGTCCTCCGCGGTCACCGACCGTTTCCGGCTCGACCGGCACTGGCGCAACGCCCGCACCCTGGCCTCGCACAACCCGGCGATCTACCGGCAGACGATCGTCGGCGACCACCTGCTCAACGGCACGCCGCCCAGCGCGTGGATCTCGCGCAGCTGGGACGTCGTGAAGGCGCGGGGCCAGGGCGTGTCCTAG
- a CDS encoding DUF3052 domain-containing protein, with the protein MTSTAPGGTTPTGPAERMGLKPGLVVQELGWDNDTDDDLRVAIEDAIDGDMVDGDYGNVVDAVVLWWRDDDGDLVDGLVDSLTDLVGGGVIWLLTPKIGRPGAVDAADIAEAAPIAGLAQTTAATVSKDWAATRLVAPKSIS; encoded by the coding sequence GTGACTTCGACCGCCCCTGGCGGCACCACCCCGACCGGACCCGCCGAGCGGATGGGCCTCAAGCCGGGGTTGGTGGTCCAGGAACTCGGCTGGGACAACGACACCGACGACGACCTCCGCGTCGCGATCGAGGACGCGATCGACGGCGACATGGTCGACGGCGACTACGGCAACGTGGTCGACGCCGTCGTGCTGTGGTGGCGCGACGACGACGGCGACCTCGTCGACGGCCTGGTCGACTCGTTGACCGACCTCGTCGGGGGCGGCGTGATCTGGCTGCTCACCCCGAAGATCGGGCGACCCGGAGCGGTCGACGCCGCCGACATCGCCGAGGCCGCGCCCATCGCCGGCCTCGCGCAGACGACGGCGGCGACGGTCAGCAAGGACTGGGCGGCGACCCGCCTGGTCGCCCCCAAGTCGATCAGCTGA
- a CDS encoding ABC transporter permease, which produces MKILFRLLSVVAVLVAAASVTFFAQLLVPGDRATTILNLQNGREQEWTAAELAPVNAKFGFDDPLALQYLHYVGGLLKGDLGTSYTQYQSVTSVIGAQIGPSLVLTAAALVVAWGLAVGVTLLTVKRGRFVTGLGSGWETFAASLPTYWVGVVLLVVLAVKIPVFPVIGGSGVWGTVLPVLTLAIPLAGFLGQVTRDEFDKVLDQPFVTTARTRGMGDTAVRLRHGLRHAVLPGITLSGWALGALISGAVIAENIYGRPGIGQVLVTAVNTRDVPTVSGIVLVVAGVYVVANLLVDLAYAAVDPRLRTHAKAATA; this is translated from the coding sequence ATGAAGATCCTGTTCCGGTTGCTCTCCGTCGTGGCCGTGCTCGTCGCGGCCGCCTCGGTGACCTTCTTCGCGCAGCTGCTGGTGCCCGGTGACCGGGCCACCACGATCCTGAACCTGCAGAACGGGCGCGAGCAGGAGTGGACCGCTGCCGAGCTCGCACCCGTCAACGCGAAGTTCGGGTTCGACGACCCGCTCGCGCTGCAGTACCTGCACTACGTCGGCGGCCTGCTCAAGGGCGACCTGGGGACGTCGTACACGCAGTACCAGTCGGTGACCTCGGTCATCGGCGCCCAGATCGGGCCGAGCCTGGTCCTCACCGCGGCGGCGCTCGTCGTCGCGTGGGGACTGGCGGTCGGGGTGACCCTGCTGACGGTCAAGCGGGGCCGGTTCGTGACCGGCCTCGGGTCGGGGTGGGAGACCTTCGCGGCCAGCCTGCCGACGTACTGGGTCGGCGTGGTGCTGCTCGTCGTGCTCGCGGTGAAGATCCCGGTCTTCCCGGTCATCGGGGGAAGCGGGGTGTGGGGCACCGTCCTGCCGGTCCTCACCCTCGCCATCCCGCTGGCCGGGTTCCTCGGCCAGGTGACGCGCGACGAGTTCGACAAGGTGCTGGACCAGCCGTTCGTGACCACCGCCCGCACCCGCGGGATGGGGGACACGGCCGTCCGGCTCCGGCACGGGTTGCGGCACGCCGTGCTGCCGGGGATCACCCTGTCCGGCTGGGCGCTCGGCGCCCTGATCTCGGGGGCGGTGATCGCGGAGAACATCTACGGCCGGCCCGGCATCGGGCAGGTCCTGGTGACCGCGGTCAACACCCGGGACGTGCCGACCGTGTCGGGCATCGTCCTCGTCGTCGCCGGCGTGTACGTCGTGGCGAACCTGCTCGTGGACCTCGCCTACGCGGCGGTCGACCCGCGGCTGCGCACCCACGCGAAGGCGGCGACGGCATGA
- a CDS encoding peroxiredoxin, translating to MRSDARPDAAGSGAATGIELGAIAPDFTLRDQFGQDITLSSYRGRKAVALVFYPYAFSGVCTGEMGGIRARLDEFLTFDTEVLAISCDPVYALRAFSDTDGLNFTLLSDFWPHGEVTRAYGVLDERAGCPERSSYVIDKEGRLTWAVHHPKPAARSLDDLLAALRAASDG from the coding sequence GTGCGCTCCGACGCTCGACCCGACGCCGCGGGATCGGGCGCCGCGACCGGCATCGAGCTCGGCGCGATCGCCCCCGACTTCACCCTGCGCGACCAGTTCGGGCAGGACATCACCCTGTCGTCATACCGGGGGAGGAAGGCGGTCGCCCTCGTCTTCTACCCCTACGCCTTCAGCGGCGTGTGCACCGGGGAGATGGGCGGCATCCGAGCCCGGCTCGACGAGTTCCTGACCTTCGACACCGAGGTCCTCGCGATCTCCTGCGACCCGGTCTACGCGCTGCGCGCGTTCAGTGACACCGACGGGCTCAACTTCACCCTGCTCAGCGACTTCTGGCCGCACGGCGAGGTCACCCGCGCCTACGGCGTCCTCGACGAGCGTGCCGGCTGCCCGGAGCGGTCGTCGTACGTCATCGACAAGGAGGGCCGGCTCACCTGGGCCGTCCACCACCCCAAGCCGGCCGCCCGCAGCCTCGACGACCTGCT